In Thalassophryne amazonica chromosome 4, fThaAma1.1, whole genome shotgun sequence, a genomic segment contains:
- the dynll2a gene encoding dynein, light chain, LC8-type 2a, translating to MTDRKAVIKNADMSEDMQQDAVDCATQAMEKYNIEKDIAAYIKKEFDKKYNPTWHCIVGRNFGSYVTHETKHFIYFYLGQVAILLFKSG from the exons ATGACCGAcaggaaagctgtgatcaaaaaCGCAGACATGTCCGAGGACATGCAGCAGGACGCTGTGGACTGTGCCACCCAGGCCATGGAGAAGTATAATATCGAGAAAGACATCGCAGCCTACATCAAGAAG GAGTTTGATAAGAAATACAACCCAACCTGGCACTGCATTGTGGGGAGAAACTTCGGCAGCTATGTGACCCACGAGACGAAGCACTTCATCTACTTCTACCTCGGCCAGGTGGCCATTTTGCTCTTCAAGTCTGGCTGA